A genome region from Vibrio tapetis subsp. tapetis includes the following:
- the hisH gene encoding imidazole glycerol phosphate synthase subunit HisH, translated as MKIAIIDYDMGNVRSIENAINHVGKYDIQITNDPAIIEASNCVILPGVGAFPDAMKKLHEKQLVDVLTHEVITKKKPALGICLGMQLLFESSEEIELTKGLGWIPGKVEYMTPGQGLRVPHVGWNSLILQKEQSVFDYLHDDKDFYFVHSLWVNCPSEYKLATFDYGVEMTASVQKDNVVGMQFHPEKSQKNGLAAMKSFLDWAQTQATGGNNA; from the coding sequence ATGAAAATAGCAATAATTGACTATGATATGGGTAATGTTCGCTCCATTGAAAATGCGATCAACCATGTCGGAAAGTACGACATTCAAATCACTAATGATCCTGCCATCATTGAAGCGTCAAATTGTGTTATTTTACCTGGCGTTGGTGCTTTTCCAGACGCGATGAAAAAGCTGCACGAAAAGCAGTTGGTGGATGTGCTTACCCATGAAGTTATAACCAAGAAAAAACCAGCTCTCGGTATTTGTCTTGGTATGCAGTTGTTATTTGAGTCTTCAGAAGAAATTGAATTGACAAAAGGGCTCGGTTGGATTCCAGGTAAAGTGGAGTATATGACGCCTGGTCAGGGACTTCGCGTACCTCATGTTGGTTGGAACTCGCTGATTTTACAAAAAGAACAGAGCGTATTTGATTACCTTCATGATGATAAAGATTTCTACTTTGTACATAGCTTGTGGGTGAATTGCCCGTCAGAATACAAGCTAGCGACATTTGACTATGGTGTAGAAATGACAGCCTCGGTGCAAAAAGACAATGTGGTTGGTATGCAGTTCCACCCAGAAAAAAGTCAGAAGAATGGCTTGGCAGCAATGAAGAGCTTTTTAGATTGGGCTCAAACTCAAGCAACAGGAGGTAATAATGCTTAA
- a CDS encoding oxidoreductase: MRDLLKDQKVLVAGAAGLLGTKIVHQALLQGAEVIAADLELEAMDTKLVQQQVDTNNPKLKLVELNVTNESEVKAFFTEHDGITGAVNSTYPRNKTYGSHFFDVTLQSFNENLSLHLGSAFLFTQQCAEYFNRNQSPFSLVNISSIYGVIAPKFDVYAGTSMTMPVEYAAIKSAILHMNKYAVAYVDDSRFRINSISPGGIFDHQPEEFLEAYKSKTHGAGMLDVEEVIGSVLFLLSQQSKYVTGQNIVVDDGFIL, translated from the coding sequence ATGAGAGACTTATTGAAAGATCAGAAAGTCTTGGTTGCTGGTGCTGCTGGCTTGCTTGGTACAAAAATTGTTCATCAGGCATTACTTCAAGGAGCAGAAGTAATAGCAGCCGATCTTGAGCTAGAAGCAATGGATACTAAGCTCGTGCAACAGCAAGTCGACACAAACAATCCGAAACTTAAATTGGTTGAACTTAACGTCACAAATGAGTCGGAAGTGAAAGCGTTTTTTACTGAACATGACGGGATTACTGGAGCGGTAAATAGTACTTACCCGCGTAACAAAACTTATGGTTCTCATTTTTTTGATGTGACATTACAGAGTTTTAATGAAAACCTGAGCTTACATTTAGGCAGTGCGTTTTTGTTTACTCAGCAATGTGCTGAATATTTTAATAGAAACCAGTCGCCGTTTTCATTAGTGAATATTTCATCAATATATGGTGTGATTGCACCTAAATTTGATGTCTATGCTGGTACCTCTATGACGATGCCGGTGGAATACGCAGCAATTAAATCGGCTATTTTGCATATGAATAAGTATGCAGTTGCGTATGTTGATGATAGCAGATTTCGGATTAACAGTATCAGTCCGGGGGGGATCTTTGATCATCAGCCAGAAGAGTTTTTGGAAGCTTATAAAAGTAAGACTCATGGAGCGGGGATGCTCGACGTCGAAGAAGTCATTGGTTCCGTACTCTTTTTACTTTCACAACAATCTAAGTATGTCACTGGGCAAAACATTGTTGTCGACGATGGCTTTATTCTGTAA
- a CDS encoding cytidylyltransferase domain-containing protein, with product MKNYAFIFARGGSKGLPGKNIKPLAGKPLLQYSVDSALASPSIDRVFVSTDDKSIAEVALNSGAILIERPEELATDTSPEWLSWRHAIQWVNENYGHFDGFVSLPATSPLRSVEDIELAIAQRENVGADICISTTPASRSPFFNMVKYTGDDLVELVNQPESEVARRQDAPKVFDITTVVYVATPKFVLDQYGIFSGKVTSIDVPKERAVDIDDIYDFRLAEAILQDIK from the coding sequence ATGAAAAATTACGCATTTATTTTTGCTCGAGGAGGCTCAAAAGGGCTGCCTGGTAAAAATATAAAACCTTTAGCTGGGAAGCCATTGTTACAATATTCTGTAGATTCAGCATTAGCTTCTCCTTCGATTGACCGAGTGTTTGTCTCTACAGATGATAAAAGCATTGCTGAGGTGGCACTGAATTCTGGCGCAATTTTGATAGAACGACCAGAAGAACTCGCTACCGATACGAGTCCAGAGTGGCTCTCATGGCGGCATGCGATACAATGGGTGAACGAAAATTACGGCCATTTTGATGGTTTTGTAAGTTTACCGGCAACGAGCCCATTGCGTAGCGTTGAAGATATCGAATTGGCAATAGCTCAACGTGAAAACGTAGGTGCGGACATCTGTATTTCAACAACTCCGGCCTCGCGTAGCCCATTTTTCAATATGGTTAAGTACACTGGAGACGACTTAGTAGAGCTCGTCAACCAACCTGAATCTGAGGTCGCACGTCGACAAGATGCCCCAAAAGTATTTGATATTACAACGGTTGTATATGTCGCTACGCCGAAATTTGTGCTCGACCAATATGGTATTTTTTCTGGTAAAGTAACGAGTATTGATGTTCCAAAAGAACGAGCGGTTGATATTGATGATATCTATGATTTCAGGCTGGCTGAAGCTATCTTACAGGATATAAAATGA
- a CDS encoding Gfo/Idh/MocA family protein: MERLAVIGLGNIATRHRRNLKLRFPAAKLFSMSSSGRIPTESIECCDELVSSIADIIKEKVQLVIVASPAPFHAKHAIPLIKAGIPTLIEKPVTTTVEEAQLIQQAINYYQTPVAIGYCLRYLPSALKLKELLAQRKIGTMYNAHIEIGQYLPDWRPNKDYRQCVSANKNLGGGALFELSHELDYTQWLLGPLTVQHAILRSSQELKLDVEDVADILTTNNENVVTTIHLDFLQRKAHRQCSFIGSEGRIDWDLIQNQLLFTTATNSSVVYQDPMWDKNQMYLAMIDDFIQMIEGLPHTCITIEEAQSTVMLIDDIRRQTERE; the protein is encoded by the coding sequence ATGGAAAGGCTTGCAGTCATTGGTTTAGGTAATATTGCTACTCGGCATCGACGTAATTTAAAGTTACGCTTTCCAGCTGCGAAACTGTTTTCGATGTCTTCGAGCGGTCGAATACCAACAGAGAGCATAGAGTGTTGTGACGAACTGGTTTCTAGTATTGCTGATATAATCAAAGAAAAAGTTCAATTAGTGATTGTCGCCTCACCAGCTCCGTTCCATGCAAAGCATGCCATACCACTTATTAAAGCCGGCATTCCGACATTAATTGAAAAGCCAGTAACGACGACAGTTGAAGAGGCGCAGCTAATTCAACAAGCTATTAACTACTACCAAACTCCGGTAGCGATAGGCTATTGTTTACGTTATTTGCCTTCTGCTTTGAAGTTAAAAGAGCTATTGGCTCAGCGTAAGATTGGTACAATGTATAATGCTCATATTGAAATTGGTCAGTATTTACCAGACTGGCGCCCAAATAAAGACTACCGCCAGTGCGTTTCAGCAAACAAAAATCTGGGTGGGGGAGCGCTTTTTGAATTGAGCCATGAATTGGATTATACCCAGTGGTTACTTGGTCCTCTTACTGTGCAGCATGCAATTTTACGATCATCACAAGAACTAAAACTCGATGTTGAAGATGTCGCTGATATATTAACTACTAATAACGAAAATGTAGTGACGACGATTCACTTGGACTTTCTTCAGCGCAAGGCACATAGACAATGCAGCTTTATTGGAAGTGAAGGGCGAATTGACTGGGATCTAATTCAGAATCAATTGTTATTTACAACCGCGACCAATAGCTCTGTCGTATATCAAGATCCAATGTGGGATAAAAACCAGATGTATTTGGCCATGATTGATGACTTTATACAAATGATAGAAGGTTTGCCGCATACTTGCATCACAATTGAAGAAGCTCAAAGTACAGTGATGCTGATTGATGACATCAGACGACAAACTGAGCGAGAGTAG
- a CDS encoding nucleotidyltransferase family protein, whose product MSHSWKKVLIKPTSTLRDALEIINNESLRVVLVVDDSDRLLGVVTDGDIRRGLLNNLPLSAEVQLVMNSSPETADVNTSKEKLVTMMESKEILSIPLLANGKVVGLETLHSMLSKPVFYNPVFLMAGGFGTRLRPLTDDCPKPMLKVGNKPILDTVIRSFIKAGFVNFYISTHYMPEQIEQYFGDGSGLGVKITYVHEESPLGTGGALGLLPADLPEGLPLIMMNGDVLTKVDFQRLLEFHTDNQADATMCVREYDYQIPYGVINGTGHKITSMVEKPIQRFFVNAGIYVVSPRVIQSVPANHHIDMPTLLEQHMNERENILMFPIHEYWLDIGRIDDFNRAQTDIHTLGFD is encoded by the coding sequence ATGAGCCACAGTTGGAAAAAGGTACTAATAAAACCGACGAGTACGCTGCGCGATGCGTTAGAAATTATAAATAATGAGTCATTGCGTGTTGTATTGGTTGTGGATGATTCGGATAGATTACTAGGTGTTGTTACTGATGGCGACATAAGACGTGGTTTGCTCAATAATTTACCGTTGAGTGCTGAAGTTCAGCTTGTCATGAACTCATCGCCCGAAACCGCGGATGTAAATACGAGCAAAGAAAAACTTGTTACGATGATGGAAAGTAAAGAGATTCTGTCAATACCGCTGCTAGCTAATGGGAAGGTAGTTGGTCTTGAAACCTTACATAGCATGCTTAGTAAGCCAGTTTTCTATAATCCCGTATTTTTAATGGCTGGTGGTTTTGGCACCCGCTTACGCCCTTTGACAGATGATTGCCCGAAGCCAATGCTAAAGGTTGGTAACAAGCCAATTTTAGATACGGTTATTCGCAGTTTTATTAAAGCGGGCTTTGTTAATTTTTATATATCAACCCATTACATGCCAGAGCAAATAGAGCAGTATTTTGGCGATGGTTCTGGCTTAGGGGTCAAGATCACTTATGTGCATGAAGAATCCCCTTTAGGTACTGGAGGGGCTTTGGGGCTGTTGCCAGCAGATTTACCGGAAGGTTTGCCACTGATAATGATGAATGGAGACGTACTTACTAAAGTCGACTTTCAACGCCTGTTAGAGTTTCATACTGATAACCAAGCAGATGCGACTATGTGTGTACGAGAGTACGACTATCAGATCCCTTACGGGGTTATCAATGGAACAGGCCATAAAATTACGAGTATGGTGGAAAAACCGATTCAACGTTTTTTTGTTAATGCGGGTATTTATGTAGTGTCTCCGCGTGTCATTCAATCTGTTCCTGCGAATCATCATATTGATATGCCAACTTTGCTTGAACAGCATATGAATGAAAGAGAAAACATATTGATGTTCCCTATTCATGAATATTGGTTAGATATTGGGCGAATTGACGACTTTAACCGAGCTCAAACAGACATACATACATTGGGGTTTGATTAA